In Phaeobacter gallaeciensis DSM 26640, a genomic segment contains:
- a CDS encoding RraA family protein encodes MTPTLLDLLRQVDTPTVCNAIEVAEGKRGFNAFTRGTMLASAPEAGAMVGYARTAKISALAPPTEPPEVIKARRMDYYRHMASGPRPAVTVVEDVDYPNCIGAYWGEINTTVHKGFGVSGALTNGVMRDLGDLPEGFPVVAGSIGPSHGFVHVKEIGTPVTVFGLKIKDGDLVHADRHGAVVIPSAVLPQLEAAIRKLLETEKLVLDPARKEGFDFDAFEKAWSAFEAART; translated from the coding sequence ATGACCCCCACACTTCTGGACCTGCTACGCCAGGTCGACACACCCACCGTCTGCAACGCGATTGAGGTCGCCGAAGGCAAACGCGGCTTCAACGCCTTCACCCGCGGTACCATGCTGGCCTCAGCCCCCGAGGCAGGCGCGATGGTCGGCTATGCGCGGACCGCCAAGATCTCGGCGCTGGCGCCCCCCACCGAACCTCCTGAGGTGATCAAAGCGCGGCGGATGGATTATTACCGCCATATGGCCAGCGGCCCACGCCCAGCCGTGACCGTGGTTGAGGATGTTGATTACCCCAATTGCATTGGTGCCTATTGGGGTGAAATCAACACAACTGTTCACAAAGGCTTCGGCGTTAGCGGCGCGCTAACCAACGGCGTCATGCGGGATCTTGGCGACCTGCCGGAAGGTTTCCCAGTCGTTGCCGGATCTATTGGCCCGTCGCATGGGTTTGTTCATGTGAAAGAAATCGGCACACCGGTCACGGTATTTGGCCTCAAGATCAAAGACGGCGATCTGGTTCATGCCGACCGGCACGGCGCAGTTGTGATCCCGTCCGCAGTGCTGCCGCAGCTAGAGGCGGCCATCCGCAAACTGCTGGAGACTGAAAAGCTCGTGCTGGATCCCGCCCGTAAGGAAGGCTTCGACTTCGACGCCTTTGAAAAAGCCTGGAGCGCCTTTGAAGCCGCGCGTACCTGA
- a CDS encoding alpha/beta fold hydrolase yields the protein MCDARLFQPQIATLSGRYPIMTAPMGQDDTMAALATGILDIAPKRFAVAGLSMGGILAMELIRQAPERVLGAALMDTNPRAETAEVKARRQPQIDAAQEGRLRQVMRDEMKPNYLTDGPNRGNILDLCMAMAMDLGPQVFVNQSKALRDRPDQCDTLRQFDRPALVLCGRDDALCPPHRHELMHDLLPQSHLEILDGAGHLPTLETPDQTTAALRRWLESL from the coding sequence ATGTGTGATGCGCGGTTGTTTCAGCCGCAAATCGCCACCCTGTCGGGGAGATACCCCATCATGACCGCCCCCATGGGACAGGATGACACCATGGCAGCCCTCGCAACCGGGATTCTGGACATCGCACCAAAACGGTTTGCCGTTGCGGGCCTGTCCATGGGCGGCATTCTGGCGATGGAGCTGATCCGCCAAGCCCCTGAACGTGTTCTCGGGGCGGCCCTGATGGACACCAATCCACGCGCTGAAACCGCCGAGGTGAAAGCCCGCCGCCAGCCACAGATTGACGCCGCCCAAGAAGGGCGGCTGCGGCAGGTCATGCGTGATGAGATGAAGCCCAATTACCTGACGGACGGCCCCAACCGGGGCAATATCCTTGATCTTTGCATGGCAATGGCCATGGATCTTGGGCCGCAGGTGTTCGTCAACCAGTCCAAAGCCCTGCGGGACCGACCAGACCAATGTGACACGCTGCGTCAGTTCGATCGTCCGGCGCTCGTGTTGTGCGGGCGCGATGATGCGCTCTGCCCGCCGCACCGCCATGAGCTGATGCATGACCTTCTGCCGCAGAGCCATCTGGAAATCCTCGATGGTGCCGGTCATCTGCCGACGCTGGAAACCCCTGACCAAACCACAGCCGCCCTGCGCCGCTGGCTGGAGAGCCTATGA
- a CDS encoding cobalamin-independent methionine synthase II family protein, with product MVKTTHVGSLPRSQEVVDFIFAREREQPFDQAEFDACMRTAVSDTVKKQVEAGVDIVSDGETSKISYATYVKDRYTGFSGDSPRNAPADLKMFPGFLKRLADDGGTPQYARPMCTGEVRSKGQGELEKDIANLKSAMTEHGATRGFMNAASPGVISLFLQNDYYSTREAYLAALADAMKTEYETIVGAGLDLQLDCPDLALSRHMLFTDLSDDEFVKVAQMHVEALNYALSDVPAEKVRVHICWGNYEGPHCCDISMDKVFAPLMATKARYVLFETSNPRHAHEWTVFRDNKAQIPDDKVLVPGVVDTTTNFVEHPEVVAQRIERFTDILGQDRVIAGSDCGFGTFAGFGAVDPEIAYAKLSALSEGAKLAAGRA from the coding sequence ATGGTCAAAACAACCCACGTAGGCTCCCTTCCCCGCTCTCAGGAAGTGGTCGATTTCATCTTCGCCCGTGAACGGGAACAGCCCTTTGATCAGGCCGAGTTCGATGCCTGCATGCGCACTGCAGTCAGCGATACGGTCAAAAAACAGGTCGAGGCCGGGGTTGATATCGTCAGCGACGGTGAGACCTCCAAGATTTCCTATGCGACCTATGTGAAGGACCGCTACACCGGGTTTTCCGGCGACAGCCCGCGCAACGCGCCTGCTGATCTGAAGATGTTTCCCGGTTTTTTGAAACGGCTCGCGGATGATGGAGGCACCCCGCAATATGCCCGCCCTATGTGTACCGGAGAGGTCCGCTCCAAAGGGCAGGGAGAGCTGGAAAAAGATATCGCCAATCTGAAATCCGCGATGACAGAACATGGTGCCACCCGTGGTTTCATGAATGCCGCCTCCCCTGGTGTCATCTCACTGTTTCTACAAAACGACTACTATTCGACGCGCGAAGCCTATCTGGCCGCCCTCGCCGATGCGATGAAGACCGAATATGAAACCATCGTTGGCGCCGGGCTTGACCTGCAACTGGATTGCCCGGATCTGGCGCTGTCACGTCACATGCTGTTCACGGATCTGAGCGATGATGAGTTTGTGAAAGTCGCCCAGATGCACGTAGAAGCGCTGAATTACGCGCTGTCCGACGTGCCAGCTGAAAAGGTTCGCGTGCATATCTGCTGGGGCAACTACGAGGGGCCACATTGCTGCGATATCTCCATGGACAAGGTCTTTGCCCCGCTGATGGCGACCAAGGCGCGCTATGTGCTGTTTGAAACCTCCAACCCCCGGCATGCCCATGAATGGACCGTGTTCCGTGACAACAAGGCGCAAATCCCAGATGATAAGGTTTTGGTGCCCGGCGTGGTTGATACCACCACCAATTTTGTCGAACACCCAGAGGTCGTCGCCCAGCGTATTGAGCGGTTTACCGATATTCTGGGTCAGGACCGGGTGATCGCCGGATCAGACTGCGGCTTTGGCACCTTTGCAGGGTTTGGCGCGGTTGATCCTGAAATTGCCTATGCCAAGCTCTCTGCCCTGTCCGAAGGCGCAAAACTTGCAGCGGGGCGCGCGTGA